GAatcagtttgtttttttttttataaatggttgTAGCTAAGCTAGGAGTTGAAGCTATTAACTTCACTTCATTTGGTTAAAGTTGACTGTGCCTTAACGTTTGTGCctcgaatattaaatataggcaTTGGTTGTGTCTCTCCGGGGTTAAATACGATCGCAAATACGATACATTCTGCATCCAATACGAACCTCAATAATGACatctatatttttcattttcattttaatattcatgcTCTTCGACTTAGTTAACCATAAAATTACCATGTAAcacatataaaacttaatacttGTGAAGATGTACACTATTTAATTACACGTCGGtctattttacatacatttaggTGCAGTGGAATTGTGTGCCCATAAACGAATGGAtaccttataataaaattatttctggaATTTTCTTACCAACACAGTTCCGTGGACCATGGCTAAATGGCATAAAAGCGTTTGGTATTTGTCCAGACATAAAACGATCAGGATTGAAATCATCCACATCGTCACCCCAGTGCTGAGGATTGCGGTGTAAGCCCCAGATACTTACAACTACATTACTATCTTTGGGTATAACGATACCATTAGCTGGAGGAACAAacagtgtttattattttcaaattaaaagacTAAATCTACTATATCATACAAAAGCCTCAAGCTATGAGAtatatgcttatatatatatgtcatattGAAACgaatattgttttagataaatTCGCATTTAAATGCCTTGTCAATAAAAATGAGCAATAAAATTCAGTCACATAATCAATCATATTGCTATTAAAATTTGTCAGGCGCCGgtacaaaaactatttaaattgggaataataattcttttaataCCTATTATATGCCATAATACAATGGAAAAAAGTAAGCATCGAACGATGATTATTGGTAAGTAAtcgtatacataaatataaaatgtaaaataaatattatattaataatagagcCGGCTTTTATAGACTTGGCGTTGTAGATCACACTacagttaattataatatagaggtttttttataattcaaccgATCGTCATAAGTAttagtaaacaaatatataagattgtatacaattatacacaGGTAACGCATCCTTTGTGTGAGTATAATATGTGTATGTGTGAGCATTTATTGTGCCGTGTAATAATAACTTTACATATGAAGAAGCTAATATACTTACGTAGTATTAAATCTTCCTTACAACACCTTGTAATAAAGGGTACTGGTGGATAGAGTCGCAGTGTTTCGTTTATAACTGctttggtatattttaatttgagcaGGTCTTCCATCTGAAGAGGTTTATCTGAATTGCTTAAAAATTCTTGAATTCTAAAATTCATTAGCTTGTGTTATTATTGAGGAAAATACCAAGTAAAAAGTTACTTGTTGCGTCGAAATtagaactataaaaaatagttatactaAGAAATTAACAACGATATAGTTAGATATATTTGAGTTAGATTTGTAGTTTTCAATTTTGAAGTCCAAATCAGTGTCAGAAACGATTATCAAGGTCTCTTCAGTAGTATAATTATACGTACTCATTGTAAACTCTTTCTTGTATATCTGAATGTTGGGacagtaataaaattgtaaagcaAATCCCAATTGATGATGTGTCAGTACCCGCTAACGCAAGTACAAGAGTCTCTTCGCGTAGTTCTTCATGAGAATACGCCTTATCGGTATTCTTAGAATTTTCTATCATTAACTCTAAGAATGACGTAATATTAGGGTTGGTTTTACCAAcaactgaaacaaaatatttataattataaaagtgtttaaaatttaaattaaataaataaataagcgttTTCTGAATGATCGTACGGTAATCAGCTTTGGCTTCAATTCCATCTCTTTCTTTAATCAGTGCTTTCTTTTTGTAAATAAGCTGAAAAAaagatatagttttatattattacatatctcttactatatattattcgctacaaatagtttttgattaatatgattatatctttaatatacatattaaacaacTTCCAAAGTTTACGTCCCTGTGCAATTTTATCTACACCAATTGCTcactatatctatatttatccGACAAAGGAATCCAGAATCGCAAGAAGACAAATAACAACccttcaaatttttattttttaaatatacgtacacaaaaacaaaattaaagatacaccaaaggcaaCATGTCTGTGGagacacaaataataaaaaaatgtatgtatgtgttaatttaaatataaattcttttttttttttttgttcgtcaatgaaacaaatattccAAGAATGTTTGCATTTAAATAAGCCATtgaaaatgcaaatataaataataaatgaagttcAATACCTCACCCTGCCTGATTCTAAGTAAATAATGTcacaaataagtataaatttacttaaattatagttacatctacaaaatatatacaaatgttttatataaaatggattcgtataataaaatagacgAATAATCTCAAATCTCAAAGGTATTTCATCTGTTTgacattataaaactattaattttttaatgaagccCATAGTTTTTTTTCAAGCCACATGTGTCGTGTTTGCTAAAACACATCAACTCCAtgtaactataaaaattaattcaaaatggagaatattttcttattttgtttacatgtaGCGTATTTTGGTTAGAATAATCTAAACTATCATCGGAGGTCTTATCCAGTCTCAAaacatagaatatataatataatataatcaataaatatatatatatatatatgaaagtaaTAAACGAATCCCTAATTTTCTTGGTCACATAGAAAATTTAAGAAGACTTCACAatcatattaacttttttaatgtaaccTTATGCCACCGTTAATGACGTAACCGGTTGATTTAACTGTCAGTTGTTTGACAGTTGGTGCAATTGaacatcaaaacaaaaattgacaaaaattgtttaataaagatGCATCGGTttgaattgtaataataaatatatcgattctTGGTGCACGTTTCATAGCCAGTTAGCATTTTCAATGTTGATAAATAAAGTCAGTCGCTAAGAGTTTGTGGCATTAATCTCAAAAGTCAATGTTTTTCGCCCGACCAGCCAGTTGTACGAGTATGTCACCATGGAATACAgaaattaaaactattcaaatGCGCGCCAAAAAATTCCTTACAGGCatccattttcttttttattaattatattggtaccaatttgaattgaatatttattgtaaaagcaGGACAATGACCGTCTGGTATGCTTGTgatctatatttatatgatatatataaaaaacacgaGCAGTTTAACgacttttatgtttttctagTATCGGAtacacattataattttatcttcatAATAAATGTAGCTCATGTCCTACTTAATAAGTATTCACAGGTGGGCTAGCCTTTTGTTccttttgaaaaaaatgtaacaaaaaacttacattatcGATGaactcataaattattttcttcgtaGCCTCTTGTCTGGAATACACgggtaataatttgtaaatggcATCGATTTGTAACCAAGGAAGGCATAAGCGAGCagctatattttttaagtattctacAAAAGCATTGAAGAATGGATGATCTGGTTGCCGCTGCATATCCATGTTCATGCCAAACTCGGTCTCtaatgaaatacatttctttaatatattttgaagtagGTAATTTTAACGAGGCACTTTTTTAACATCatgttttttcaaaattttaaaagatataactCGATGTGttatttttgcaatttaaaacatatagtGTAtcggcataaaaaaaaattgaatttagacTTTCAAGGACAATTGATTGTATCATAAAAATTCCATACCACAAATAGAATCCAATGCATATCGGGTAACATAATCCAAACATGAAACATTTCCTTTTCCGACATGCGACTCGAGTTCTTCAGCTATAATCTTAGCATGTGTTTCAAAAACTGTCACAAATTTGCTGACATATCTTGAAGCGAAAGTTGGCGCTAGAATTTTGCGTCTTCGGTGCCAAATATCAACTGCAATGATATGATAAGCAATAGTAGACGAatctattagtattttatatgggCTTGATACTTTCAAGGCAAACAAAAATACAGGATTCAATTTCTTCTGTTGAAAGATCTTCAGAAAAATGCACCTTGATAACGAACTCATTATATCGACaacttgatgtttttttttcaagttatagaaattaattttaaaattgatagtattgtttttatttcaacataattattaatcattgacCTTAAAAACTATTGAccttaaaatgtcaaaatatatgcTATTACTAGGTAATAAATGAGAATATGTACCAGGCGCGAATACTAATCCGTTACCGCTGAGATGCTTTGTTAATTTGTGGACAAAGTTTTTATCCAATGTTGACTTTAATACTACAATAGCTAGATCTGGATCTGAAATCCCtgaaaaaaaactgtaaattatGAAATCAACAATTGGAACACTTTGAACAAgatcaaaataaatcttaaaaatgtaTGATTATAATGCATTGTAAGCGCtgatataaatatcttaacttaccaacaaaaaaaatgtgacCCAACCAAAAACTTATCGCATTATACTTTCTTTTTAAACCCTGGGTCGATGTTTTAATAAACGCAGTCATCAAATctggaatattataatataatatatttatagaatattaatataatatattttttaaatgatgtcattcagttttataatgtaggtatgtatgaatagaattataataaaaataataatgataaatctattgttttttttttcaactattttcaaatgattctaataaataatcttataacgCGACGCTCGTATTTTAGTGTTTggttcttccttggagttcaagcacAC
The window above is part of the Vanessa tameamea isolate UH-Manoa-2023 chromosome 6, ilVanTame1 primary haplotype, whole genome shotgun sequence genome. Proteins encoded here:
- the LOC113393275 gene encoding cytochrome P450 4C1-like; its protein translation is MFVQYVIVIVILLLIVDRWKPKKMLILHQQLGNDWAYYPIIGNAFSFIGNNEDLMTAFIKTSTQGLKRKYNAISFWLGHIFFVGISDPDLAIVVLKSTLDKNFVHKLTKHLSGNGLVFAPVDIWHRRRKILAPTFASRYVSKFVTVFETHAKIIAEELESHVGKGNVSCLDYVTRYALDSICETEFGMNMDMQRQPDHPFFNAFVEYLKNIAARLCLPWLQIDAIYKLLPVYSRQEATKKIIYEFIDNLIYKKKALIKERDGIEAKADYLVGKTNPNITSFLELMIENSKNTDKAYSHEELREETLVLALAGTDTSSIGICFTILLLSQHSDIQERVYNEIQEFLSNSDKPLQMEDLLKLKYTKAVINETLRLYPPVPFITRCCKEDLILPNGIVIPKDSNVVVSIWGLHRNPQHWGDDVDDFNPDRFMSGQIPNAFMPFSHGPRNCVGYKYAMLSLTTTLVTLLRKYRFTPATNFKYDKNNPLRLSFAIMMKHVDGFTVQMEYRE